The Litchfieldia alkalitelluris genome has a window encoding:
- the purC gene encoding phosphoribosylaminoimidazolesuccinocarboxamide synthase translates to MEKLELLYEGKAKQIYRTNEEQVVWIQYKDSATAFNGEKKEVIVGKGRLNNEITSLLFEKLKEAGVESHFIEKISETEQLVKQVTIIPLEVVVRNLIAGSLATRLGIEEGTELDEAFVEFYYKNDDLGDPIITEDHIKILRAATTEQVQVLKEKALQINDVLKKHFLDCDVRLVDFKLEFGLTDEGEILLADEISPDTCRLWDLETNEKFDKDVFRRNIGSLTEAYTKVLSRLGGGQHV, encoded by the coding sequence ATGGAAAAATTAGAGTTACTTTACGAAGGCAAAGCGAAACAAATCTACCGTACAAACGAGGAACAGGTTGTTTGGATTCAATATAAAGATAGTGCGACAGCGTTTAATGGAGAGAAAAAAGAAGTGATTGTTGGTAAAGGTCGTTTGAATAACGAGATTACTAGTCTTCTATTTGAAAAGTTAAAAGAAGCTGGAGTAGAAAGTCATTTTATCGAAAAGATTTCTGAAACAGAGCAATTGGTAAAGCAAGTAACAATTATTCCTTTAGAAGTGGTTGTAAGAAATCTAATTGCAGGAAGTCTTGCAACACGTTTAGGTATTGAAGAAGGAACAGAGTTAGATGAAGCGTTTGTTGAGTTTTACTACAAAAATGATGATTTAGGAGATCCGATTATTACTGAGGATCATATCAAAATTTTAAGAGCTGCAACAACTGAGCAGGTTCAAGTGTTAAAAGAGAAAGCATTACAGATTAATGATGTGTTGAAAAAGCATTTTCTAGATTGTGATGTAAGATTAGTAGATTTTAAATTAGAGTTTGGTTTGACAGATGAAGGTGAAATCCTACTTGCAGATGAAATTTCACCAGATACTTGTCGACTATGGGACTTAGAGACGAATGAAAAGTTTGATAAAGATGTATTCCGTAGAAATATTGGTAGTTTAACTGAAGCATACACGAAGGTGTTATCACGATTAGGAGGCGGGCAACATGTATAA